The Oxyura jamaicensis isolate SHBP4307 breed ruddy duck chromosome 8, BPBGC_Ojam_1.0, whole genome shotgun sequence genome has a segment encoding these proteins:
- the RWDD3 gene encoding RWD domain-containing protein 3, which translates to MSGQALEELSALAAIYCEPDACEVLAVSETHGITFRIQINVKELLDTDILLKLLFHLPVNYPSALPEISVNSDQLTRAQCMDVKDKLLEQAKKHLSEPMVHELVLWIQENLKYVIKQQATVCNEKTTLSKAESTEDAIWMLLLHLDHMRAKTKYVKTVEKWASDLRLTGRLMFMGKIILILLQGDRSNIKEYLILQKTSKVDVDSSGKKCKEKMISVLCETKVQSQHKRFQMFEVKEYSTLDELQKEFETAGLATLFSEFVPPLLK; encoded by the exons ATGTCGGGGCAGGCGCTGGAGGAGCTCTCGGCGCTCGCCGCCATCTACTGCGAGCCGGACGCCTGCGAGGTGCTGGCGGTCTCAG AAACGCATGGAATCACATTTAGAATTCAAATCAACGTGAAAGAACTACTGGATACAGATATacttttaaagctgttatttCATTTGCCAGTTAATTATCCATCAGCTCTACCAGAAATTTCTGTTAACTCAGACCAGCTTACAAGGGCCCAGTGTATGGATGTGAAAGATAAATTACTtgaacaagcaaagaaacatctttctgaACCCATGGTGCATGAGCTGGTTCTTTGGATACAGGAGAATCTTAAATATGTCATTAAGCAACAAGCAACAGTTTGCAATGAAAAAACTACTTTGTCAAAAGCAGAAAGTACAGAGGATGCTATCTGGATGCTCCTTTTGCATTTAGATCACATGagagcaaagacaaaatacGTCAAAACTGTGGAAAAATGGGCTTCAGATCTAAGGCTGACTGGAAGACTGATGTTCATGGGCAAGATAATATTGATTCTTCTTCAGGGTGACAGGAGCAACATTAAG GAGTACTTGATTCTTCAGAAAACTTCTAAGGTAGATGTGGACTCAAGcggaaagaaatgcaaagagaaaatgattaGTGTACTGTGTGAGACAAAAGTACAATCACAGCATAAAAG GTTTCAGATGTTTGAAGTCAAAGAATATTCAACGCTGGATGAGCTACAAAAGGAATTTGAAACTGCAGGACTTGCGACTCTCTTCTCTGAGTTTGTGCCTCCTctcttaaagtaa
- the LOC118170857 gene encoding cytochrome c-type heme lyase translates to MGLSASSPAAAGRPPADPSEQQQAASPPVECPMHQEKKSGCPMHMKTPEHRTENTNNVPAHQERAYEYVACPVKSGASQGNDDIDPSNMMPPPNQLPSPGQPFPLSTAREESSIPRAHSDKKWVYPSEQMFWNAMLRKGWRWKDDDITSEDMTNIIKIHNQNNEQAWKEILKWEALHAVECPCGPSLMRFGGKAKEYSPRARIRSWMGYELPFDRHDWIVDRCGKEVRYVIDYYDGGAVDKNYQFTILDVRPAFDSLSAVWDRMKVAWWRWTS, encoded by the exons ATGGGTTTGTCTGCATCGTCCCCGGCTGCTGCAGGCCGGCCGCCCGCTGACCCAtccgagcagcagcaggcagcgtCGCCACCTGTGGAGTGCCCCATGcaccaggagaaaaagagcG gTTGTCCAATGCACATGAAGACTCCTGAGCATAGGACTGAGAACACAAATAATGTTCCTGCACATCAAGAAAGAGCGTATGAATACGTAGCATGTCCGGTGAAGTCTGGTGCATCTCAAGGGAATGATGACATAGATCCAAGCAATATG ATGCCTCCTCCTAATCAGCTGCCATCCCCAGGTCAACCATTTCCATTGTCAACTGCTAGAGAAGAATCTTCCATTCCTAGAGCACATTCTGACAAGAAATGGGTCTATCCTTCAGAGCAAATGTTTTGGAATGCCATGCTAAGAAAAGG gTGGAGGTGGAAAGATGATGACATAACAAGTGAAGACATGACTAACATCATTAAGATTCACAATCAAAATAACGAGCAAGCTTGGAAAGAGATTTTGAAGTGGGAAGCTCTTCATGCAGT GGAATGTCCATGCGGACCATCACTGATGCGGTTTGGAGGCAAAGCGAAGGAGTACTCACCAAGAGCCAGAATACGTTCATGGATGGG ATATGAACTTCCCTTTGACAGACATGATTGGATTGTTGACCGATGTGGAAAGGAAGTGCGATATGTTATTGACTACTATGATGGTGGAGCAGTAGATAAAAACTACCAGTTCACTATCCTGGATGTTCGGCCTGCATTTGATTCTCTCTCAGCTGTATGGGACAGAATGAAGGTAGCTTGGTGGCGGTGGACGTCATAA